In Odocoileus virginianus isolate 20LAN1187 ecotype Illinois chromosome 15, Ovbor_1.2, whole genome shotgun sequence, a genomic segment contains:
- the SNAI2 gene encoding zinc finger protein SNAI2: MPRSFLVKKHFNASKKPNYSELDTHTVIISPCLYEGYPVPVIPQPEVLRSGAYSPIAVWTTASPFHAPLPAGLSPLSGYPASLGRVSPPPPSDTSSKDHSGSESPISDEEERLQSKLSDPHAIEAEKFQCNLCNKTYSTFSGLGKHKQLHCDAQSRKSFSCKYCDKEYVSLGALKMHIRTHTLPCVCKICGKAFSRPWLLQGHIRTHTGEKPFSCSHCSRAFADRSNLRAHLQTHSDVKKYQCKSCSKTFSRMSLLHKHEESGCCAAH; this comes from the exons ATGCCGCGCTCCTTCCTGGTCAAGAAGCATTTCAACGCCTCCAAGAAGCCCAACTACAGCGagctggacacacacacag TGATTATCTCCCCGTGTCTCTACGAGGGCTACCCGGTGCCTGTCATCCCTCAGCCGGAGGTCCTCAGGTCGGGAGCCTACAGCCCCATCGCCGTGTGGACCACCGCCTCTCCCTTCCACGCCCCGCTGCCCGCCGGCCTCTCCCCTCTGTCCGGATACCCCGCATCCTTGGGGCGCGTGAGTCCCCCTCCTCCGTCCGACACCTCATCCAAGGACCACAGCGGCTCCGAGAGCCCCATTAGCGACGAAGAggaaaggctacagtccaagctATCAGACCCCCACGCTATCGAAGCTGAAAAGTTTCAGTGCAATTTATGCAATAAAACCTATTCGACCTTCTCGGGGCTGGGCAAACACAAGCAGCTGCACTGTGACGCCCAGTCCAGGAAATCCTTCAGCTGTAAGTACTGTGACAAGGAATACGTGAGCCTGGGCGCCCTCAAGATGCACATTCGGACGCACACCTTACCTTGTGTCTGCAAGATCTGCGGCAAGGCGTTCTCCAGACCCTGGTTGCTGCAAGGACACATCAGAACGCACACTG ggGAGAAGCCTTTTTCCTGCTCTCACTGCAGCAGGGCCTTCGCAGACAGGTCCAATCTGAGGGCTCACCTGCAGACGCACTCGGACGTCAAGAAATACCAGTGCAAGAGTTGCTCCAAAACCTTCTCGCGGATGTCCCTCCTGCACAAGCATGAGGAGTCTGGCTGCTGTGCGGCGCACTAG